GTCGTCAACCCAATTCCGTAAATGTAAGTAAGTGCATACTCCATTCTTTTCTTTTGTGGTAAATCAACACCTGCAATACGTGCCATGTTTATCCTTGTCTTTGTTTATGTTTTGGATTTTTACAAATCACGCGTACGATACCCTTGCGTTTAATAACTTTACAGTCATCACACATTTTTTTCACTGATGGTCTAACCTTCATTGGTTACTCCTACGATATATTTGTGCACCTAGAGTGTTTGACAACACCCCTGTTTTGCGTGGATTATTGATGTATCATAATCC
The sequence above is drawn from the Sulfurovum sp. TSL1 genome and encodes:
- the rpmJ gene encoding 50S ribosomal protein L36, coding for MKVRPSVKKMCDDCKVIKRKGIVRVICKNPKHKQRQG